In Erpetoichthys calabaricus chromosome 15, fErpCal1.3, whole genome shotgun sequence, one DNA window encodes the following:
- the LOC114666271 gene encoding barrier-to-autointegration factor-like protein — translation MSSTSQKHRDFVAEPMGDKPVTALSGIGEVLGKKLEEQGFDKAYVVLGQFLILRKDDDLFIDWLKDACGANSKQALLCYSCLKEWCDAFL, via the exons ATGTCCTCCACCTCTCAGAAACACCGGGACTTTGTAGCTGAACCCATGGGGGACAAGCCAGTCACTGCCCTTTCCGGAATTGGAGAGGTTCTTGGTAAAAAGCTTGAAGAGCAGGGCTTTGATAAG GCGTACGTCGTTCTCGGTCAGTTTCTTATCCTCAGGAAGGACGACGACCTCTTCATTGACTGGTTGAAAGACGCATGTGGTGCCAATTCTAAGCAGGCTCTCTTGTGTTACTCTTGTTTAAAAGAATGGTGTGATGCCTTcctttaa